A window of the Planococcus citri chromosome 4, ihPlaCitr1.1, whole genome shotgun sequence genome harbors these coding sequences:
- the LOC135842826 gene encoding uncharacterized protein LOC135842826 isoform X3, producing MSKKLVELGEYVLLKESPCEENDFQSPSTTVHKSWIDPKENSFYWPPGSTVVISNLMANHTPPEPGWAKIPYSKILFHNDRLGTVKKQYADRVGGLVESDGSSDPQKDQPEKKENSSHSRKRKSPFKNSLPSRGKLMTANCLLPPKLSAKKMTKLSKSTASKNGTFISSKKNRPTVQSATRNLMNLLDDTPTQATSTSEPQTRNSVHDLYDDTHMQGTTSESQKQNSMHGVLNDTPIRSSTRISEYLNDEKSVTKAIRDARHALHGTPFQPEDFLITGPQYENHSLDRTPNYQSENGYANDYNEEQGFHALENSIENLDKQNNSNIVPKDVDATPETVQPHKDDSEQKLKRICNNPISAIQNKLKVGEDPSPTDIGLALVGIHRQNVRTQVLLANLIKIVNSSSDNQQPTIVQPDYGKQFPFTTLQDFEAFNSLLSDSAEKKKFSAYVTAMFSNLNKNNAQSTVYDTTKALFNDFIFEHYQWSSRKSKNEELLNNRLLVFKTTTFAECFFDSIKTFFPEPVYPIIQVVNSITNNAQKDNVYVTKKNYHGEMMYKAWKSRDQVRRRYHGKKV from the exons ATGTCAAAGAAATTGGTCGAATTGGGGGAGTACGTCTTATTGAAGGAATCGCCCTGCGAAGAAAACGATTTCCAATCACCTTCAACCACTGTTCATAAGTCCTGGATTGATCCTAAAGAAAACTCGTTCTATTGGCCCCCTGGATCTACTGTTGTAATATCGAATTTGATGGCAAACCACACACCGCCAGAACCAGGTTGGGCAAAGATCCcctattccaaaattttattccacAATG atCGCCTTGGTACAGTAAAAAAGCAATACGCAGATCGTGTTGGAGGTCTTGTTGAATCGGATGGGAGCTCTGATCCGCAAAAAGATCAACCAGAGAAAAAGGAGAACAGTAGTCATTCAAGGAAGAGAAAATcaccattcaaaaattcattgccAAG CAGAGGAAAACTGATGACCGCAAACTGCCTTCTACCTCCCAAGTTATCCGCAAAAAAGATGACCAAATTATCCAAATCTACAGCTTCAAAAAATGGTACATTTATCAGTTCAAAGAAGAATAGGCCTACTGTGCAGTCAGCGAC acgGAATTTAATGAATTTACTTGATGATACGCCTACTCAGGCTACGAGTACTTCAGAGCCTCAAAC acggAATTCAGTGCACGATTTATATGATGATACGCATATGCAGGGTACCACTTCAGAGTCTCAAAA gcAGAATTCGATGCACGGTGTACTCAATGATACGCCTATTCGGAgtagtactcgtatttcagaATATCTAAA TGATGAAAAATCAGTAACCAAGGCAATTAGGGATGCAAGACATGCACTCCATGGCACACCTTTCCAACCAGAAGATTTCTTAATTACTGGACCACAGTATGAAAACCATTCTTTGGATCGAACACCAAATTATCAATCTGAGAATGGCTATGCAAATGACTACAACGAGGAGCAAGG CTTTCATGcacttgaaaattcaatcgaGAATCTGGACAAACA GAACAATTCAAATATAGTACCAAAGGACGTTGATGCCACTCCTGAAACTGTGCAGCCGCATAAGGATGATagtgaacaaaaattaaaaagaatatGCAATAACCCGATATCCGcaattcaaaataagttgaa AGTCGGAGAAGATCCCTCCCCAACAGATATAGGACTGGCCCTTGTTGGTATCCATAGGCAGAACG TGCGAACTCAAGTACTGTTGGCAAATCTTATAAAAATAGTAAACTCATCATCAGATAACCAACAGCCCACCATAGTTCAACCGGACTATGGAAAACAATTTCCTTTCACCACTCTGCAAGATTTTGAAGCGTTTAACTCTTTACTGTCGGATTCtgctgagaagaaaaaattt AGCGCCTATGTGACAGCCATGTTTTccaacttgaataaaaataatgccCAATCGACTGTATACGATACGACAAAGGCactgttcaatgattttattttcgaacATTATCAATGGTCTTCAAGGaagtccaaaaatgaagaaCTTCTAAACAACAGATTATTAGTCTTCAAAACCACAACATTTGCTGAATGTTTCTTTg ATTCCATCAAGACTTTCTTTCCAGAACCTGTGTATCCCATAATACAAGTTGTGAATTCCATAACGAACAATGCCCAAAAAGACAATGTGTATGTCACTAAAAAAAACTACCATGGGGAGATGATGTACAAGGCATGGAAAAGCCGCGATCAGGTCAGGAGAAGATATCATGGAAAGAAAGTATAA
- the LOC135842826 gene encoding uncharacterized protein LOC135842826 isoform X2 produces the protein MSKKLVELGEYVLLKESPCEENDFQSPSTTVHKSWIDPKENSFYWPPGSTVVISNLMANHTPPEPGWAKIPYSKILFHNDRLGTVKKQYADRVGGLVESDGSSDPQKDQPEKKENSSHSRKRKSPFKNSLPSSRGKLMTANCLLPPKLSAKKMTKLSKSTASKNGTFISSKKNRPTVQSATRNLMNLLDDTPTQATSTSEPQTRNSVHDLYDDTHMQGTTSESQKQNSMHGVLNDTPIRSSTRISEYLNDEKSVTKAIRDARHALHGTPFQPEDFLITGPQYENHSLDRTPNYQSENGYANDYNEEQGFHALENSIENLDKQNNSNIVPKDVDATPETVQPHKDDSEQKLKRICNNPISAIQNKLKVGEDPSPTDIGLALVGIHRQNVRTQVLLANLIKIVNSSSDNQQPTIVQPDYGKQFPFTTLQDFEAFNSLLSDSAEKKKFSAYVTAMFSNLNKNNAQSTVYDTTKALFNDFIFEHYQWSSRKSKNEELLNNRLLVFKTTTFAECFFDSIKTFFPEPVYPIIQVVNSITNNAQKDNVYVTKKNYHGEMMYKAWKSRDQVRRRYHGKKV, from the exons ATGTCAAAGAAATTGGTCGAATTGGGGGAGTACGTCTTATTGAAGGAATCGCCCTGCGAAGAAAACGATTTCCAATCACCTTCAACCACTGTTCATAAGTCCTGGATTGATCCTAAAGAAAACTCGTTCTATTGGCCCCCTGGATCTACTGTTGTAATATCGAATTTGATGGCAAACCACACACCGCCAGAACCAGGTTGGGCAAAGATCCcctattccaaaattttattccacAATG atCGCCTTGGTACAGTAAAAAAGCAATACGCAGATCGTGTTGGAGGTCTTGTTGAATCGGATGGGAGCTCTGATCCGCAAAAAGATCAACCAGAGAAAAAGGAGAACAGTAGTCATTCAAGGAAGAGAAAATcaccattcaaaaattcattgccAAG CAGCAGAGGAAAACTGATGACCGCAAACTGCCTTCTACCTCCCAAGTTATCCGCAAAAAAGATGACCAAATTATCCAAATCTACAGCTTCAAAAAATGGTACATTTATCAGTTCAAAGAAGAATAGGCCTACTGTGCAGTCAGCGAC acgGAATTTAATGAATTTACTTGATGATACGCCTACTCAGGCTACGAGTACTTCAGAGCCTCAAAC acggAATTCAGTGCACGATTTATATGATGATACGCATATGCAGGGTACCACTTCAGAGTCTCAAAA gcAGAATTCGATGCACGGTGTACTCAATGATACGCCTATTCGGAgtagtactcgtatttcagaATATCTAAA TGATGAAAAATCAGTAACCAAGGCAATTAGGGATGCAAGACATGCACTCCATGGCACACCTTTCCAACCAGAAGATTTCTTAATTACTGGACCACAGTATGAAAACCATTCTTTGGATCGAACACCAAATTATCAATCTGAGAATGGCTATGCAAATGACTACAACGAGGAGCAAGG CTTTCATGcacttgaaaattcaatcgaGAATCTGGACAAACA GAACAATTCAAATATAGTACCAAAGGACGTTGATGCCACTCCTGAAACTGTGCAGCCGCATAAGGATGATagtgaacaaaaattaaaaagaatatGCAATAACCCGATATCCGcaattcaaaataagttgaa AGTCGGAGAAGATCCCTCCCCAACAGATATAGGACTGGCCCTTGTTGGTATCCATAGGCAGAACG TGCGAACTCAAGTACTGTTGGCAAATCTTATAAAAATAGTAAACTCATCATCAGATAACCAACAGCCCACCATAGTTCAACCGGACTATGGAAAACAATTTCCTTTCACCACTCTGCAAGATTTTGAAGCGTTTAACTCTTTACTGTCGGATTCtgctgagaagaaaaaattt AGCGCCTATGTGACAGCCATGTTTTccaacttgaataaaaataatgccCAATCGACTGTATACGATACGACAAAGGCactgttcaatgattttattttcgaacATTATCAATGGTCTTCAAGGaagtccaaaaatgaagaaCTTCTAAACAACAGATTATTAGTCTTCAAAACCACAACATTTGCTGAATGTTTCTTTg ATTCCATCAAGACTTTCTTTCCAGAACCTGTGTATCCCATAATACAAGTTGTGAATTCCATAACGAACAATGCCCAAAAAGACAATGTGTATGTCACTAAAAAAAACTACCATGGGGAGATGATGTACAAGGCATGGAAAAGCCGCGATCAGGTCAGGAGAAGATATCATGGAAAGAAAGTATAA
- the LOC135842826 gene encoding uncharacterized protein LOC135842826 isoform X4 — protein MSKKLVELGEYVLLKESPCEENDFQSPSTTVHKSWIDPKENSFYWPPGSTVVISNLMANHTPPEPGWAKIPYSKILFHNDRLGTVKKQYADRVGGLVESDGSSDPQKDQPEKKENSSHSRKRKSPFKNSLPSSRGKLMTANCLLPPKLSAKKMTKLSKSTASKNGTFISSKKNRPTVQSATRNLMNLLDDTPTQATSTSEPQTRNSVHDLYDDTHMQGTTSESQKQNSMHGVLNDTPIRSSTRISEYLNDEKSVTKAIRDARHALHGTPFQPEDFLITGPQYENHSLDRTPNYQSENGYANDYNEEQGNNSNIVPKDVDATPETVQPHKDDSEQKLKRICNNPISAIQNKLKVGEDPSPTDIGLALVGIHRQNVRTQVLLANLIKIVNSSSDNQQPTIVQPDYGKQFPFTTLQDFEAFNSLLSDSAEKKKFSAYVTAMFSNLNKNNAQSTVYDTTKALFNDFIFEHYQWSSRKSKNEELLNNRLLVFKTTTFAECFFDSIKTFFPEPVYPIIQVVNSITNNAQKDNVYVTKKNYHGEMMYKAWKSRDQVRRRYHGKKV, from the exons ATGTCAAAGAAATTGGTCGAATTGGGGGAGTACGTCTTATTGAAGGAATCGCCCTGCGAAGAAAACGATTTCCAATCACCTTCAACCACTGTTCATAAGTCCTGGATTGATCCTAAAGAAAACTCGTTCTATTGGCCCCCTGGATCTACTGTTGTAATATCGAATTTGATGGCAAACCACACACCGCCAGAACCAGGTTGGGCAAAGATCCcctattccaaaattttattccacAATG atCGCCTTGGTACAGTAAAAAAGCAATACGCAGATCGTGTTGGAGGTCTTGTTGAATCGGATGGGAGCTCTGATCCGCAAAAAGATCAACCAGAGAAAAAGGAGAACAGTAGTCATTCAAGGAAGAGAAAATcaccattcaaaaattcattgccAAG CAGCAGAGGAAAACTGATGACCGCAAACTGCCTTCTACCTCCCAAGTTATCCGCAAAAAAGATGACCAAATTATCCAAATCTACAGCTTCAAAAAATGGTACATTTATCAGTTCAAAGAAGAATAGGCCTACTGTGCAGTCAGCGAC acgGAATTTAATGAATTTACTTGATGATACGCCTACTCAGGCTACGAGTACTTCAGAGCCTCAAAC acggAATTCAGTGCACGATTTATATGATGATACGCATATGCAGGGTACCACTTCAGAGTCTCAAAA gcAGAATTCGATGCACGGTGTACTCAATGATACGCCTATTCGGAgtagtactcgtatttcagaATATCTAAA TGATGAAAAATCAGTAACCAAGGCAATTAGGGATGCAAGACATGCACTCCATGGCACACCTTTCCAACCAGAAGATTTCTTAATTACTGGACCACAGTATGAAAACCATTCTTTGGATCGAACACCAAATTATCAATCTGAGAATGGCTATGCAAATGACTACAACGAGGAGCAAGG GAACAATTCAAATATAGTACCAAAGGACGTTGATGCCACTCCTGAAACTGTGCAGCCGCATAAGGATGATagtgaacaaaaattaaaaagaatatGCAATAACCCGATATCCGcaattcaaaataagttgaa AGTCGGAGAAGATCCCTCCCCAACAGATATAGGACTGGCCCTTGTTGGTATCCATAGGCAGAACG TGCGAACTCAAGTACTGTTGGCAAATCTTATAAAAATAGTAAACTCATCATCAGATAACCAACAGCCCACCATAGTTCAACCGGACTATGGAAAACAATTTCCTTTCACCACTCTGCAAGATTTTGAAGCGTTTAACTCTTTACTGTCGGATTCtgctgagaagaaaaaattt AGCGCCTATGTGACAGCCATGTTTTccaacttgaataaaaataatgccCAATCGACTGTATACGATACGACAAAGGCactgttcaatgattttattttcgaacATTATCAATGGTCTTCAAGGaagtccaaaaatgaagaaCTTCTAAACAACAGATTATTAGTCTTCAAAACCACAACATTTGCTGAATGTTTCTTTg ATTCCATCAAGACTTTCTTTCCAGAACCTGTGTATCCCATAATACAAGTTGTGAATTCCATAACGAACAATGCCCAAAAAGACAATGTGTATGTCACTAAAAAAAACTACCATGGGGAGATGATGTACAAGGCATGGAAAAGCCGCGATCAGGTCAGGAGAAGATATCATGGAAAGAAAGTATAA
- the LOC135842826 gene encoding uncharacterized protein LOC135842826 isoform X1 yields MYTIQTDDGKTIRVGKTKFYQWLNSQCDAEIIQDEFDVEMDYEMESQLEVATVDKPGGHSQSTPQSNQLSVLPNVCHLSSPMGHQCDEDACSTVFFPDDNDGDDYDHNDYSTDHLRQFSELGLEQNKIGNRQLFRIFVEFNLSRSCINKILNVLRNYTDPSHIHQLPADFRTAVGKYPNFKEIGSKLEIENKNACEQGSNGEDENLDDELELEIGNSDKNLKNDDNFIYFGLKKSLETGVAKFDEAENNLGLSINIDGVPVFKNSTKQFWPILGKFGKNPVFTIALWYGSSKPLDMNDFLKDFVAEMNSLVENGVLINGKKYSVYLKSGHFDSPARCAVLNAPGFNSYSGCHKCTVAGTHINHRMCFLGINAEPRTTEQFSDVYRHKKKVNSSELLKIKNFDVVKNVLLDSLHVVDLGVMKKLITKFWIPKLRPTDKQRLSGILASLPQYCPKEFQRKPRTLRHLANFNGKDYRMFVLYTAPLVMKDFLYDSEYCHFLYLHVAIRTLNDEPQIKSNSRVAWAKQLLESFVKDFPTIYGEEHTSYNVHALPHMTDDVKTTSKTLIEFSSYAFESYLGFLCKLVKSGCLPAKQVARRIHESHVFEVGRESNLTIKGLNKRIKDGVLEKVPQELQYGYEHYHSYRTFDSERKADRFCEIRGKRVMKIEYFSKHCISEEKYVCGVYLPPGKAFFDVPCKSTEVHEFVTQYPKDCEKICFTEVENITGKYFHMPVGLNQYLFSKLLHKYC; encoded by the exons ATGTATACAATTCAAACTGACGATGGTAAAACTATTCGTGTtggtaaaacaaaattttatcagtggTTGAATTCTCAATGTGATGCAGAAATT ATACAAGATGAATTTGATGTTGAAATGGATTATGAAATGGAGTCTCAACTTGAGGTCGCAACAGTTGATAAACCAGGTGGTCATTCTCAATCAACGCCTCAATCTAATCAACTTTCAGTTTTACCCAATGTCTGTCATTTATCATCTCCAATGGGTCATCAGTGTGATGAAGATGCATGTTCAACTGTATTCTTTCCTGATGATAATGATGGCGATGATTATGATCATAATGATTACTCCACTGATCATTTACGCCAGTTTTCTGAACTGG gGTTGGAGCAGAATAAAATCGGTAATCGTCAGCTGTTTAGGATTTTTGTAGAATTCAATTTGTCCAGAAGTTGCATAAATAAAATCCTGAATGTTCTCAGAAATTATACAGACCCTTCTCATATTCATCAGCTTCCAGCTGATTTTCGTACAGCTGTCGGGAAATACCCAAATTTTAAAGAGATTGGCTCAAaactggaaattgaaaataaaaatgcttGTGAGCAGGGAAGCAATGGTGAAGATGAAAATCTTGATGAtgaacttgaacttgaaattgGTAATTCAgataaaaacctcaaaaatgatgataatttcaTTTACTTTGGGTTAAAAAAGTCTTTGGAAACTGGCGTTGCTAAATTTGACGAAGCAGAGAATAATCTTGGCCTCTCTATTAATATTGATGGTGTTCCTGTCTTCAAGAATTCAACCAAACAGTTTTGGcccattttggggaaatttggAAAGAATCCGGTATTTACCATTGCATTGTGGTATGGAAGTAGTAAACCACTAGACATGAACGATTTTCTAAAAGATTTTGTGGCAGAGATGAATAGTTTGGTTGAAAATGGCGTCCTTATAAATGGAAAGAAATACTCAGTTTATTTAAAAAGTGGACATTTCGATAGTCCTGCGCGATGTGCAGTTTTGAATGCACCAGGATTCAATTCCTATTCCGGATGTCATAAGTGCACTGTTGCAGGCACTCACATCAACCATAGAATGTGTTTCCTGGGCATTAACGCAGAACCCAGAACTACTGAACAGTTTTCTGACGTCTATCggcataaaaaaaaagtaaatagttctgaattattgaaaatcaagaACTTCGACGTGGTGAAAAATGTTCTTCTAGACTCTCTACATGTAGTTGATTTAGGCGTGATGAAGAAATTGatcacaaaattttggattccaaAACTACGCCCAACAGATAAACAACGTCTATCCGGTATACTAGCATCACTTCCTCAGTACTGTCCGAAGGAGTTTCAAAGAAAGCCACGGACTTTACGACATCTTGCAAATTTCAATGGAAAAGATTATAGAATGTTTGTATTGTACACTGCTCCTCTGGTGATGAAAGATTTTCTTTATGATTCTGAGTACTGTCACTTCTTATATTTGCACGTTGCAATTCGGACGTTGAATGATGAACCACAGATTAAAAGTAATTCTCGTGTTGCTTGGGCTAAACAATTACTGGAATCTTTTGTAAAAGATTTCCCGACGATTTATGGAGAAGAACACACCTCATACAACGTGCATGCTCTGCCACATATGACGGATGACGTAAAAACAACGTCAAAAACGTTGATAGAATTTTCCTCGTATGCATTTGAAAGCTACTTGGGTTTCTTGTGCAAATTGGTTAAATCTGGATGTCTACCTGCCAAACAAGTTGCAAGACGCATACATGAAAGCCATGTTTTTGAAGTTGGGAGAGAAAGTAACCTCACTATCAAAGGATTAAATAAGCGCATCAAAGACGGAGTTCTTGAAAAAGTGCCACAAGAATTACAATATGGCTATGAACACTACCACAGTTATAGAACTTTTGATAGTGAAAGAAAAGCAGATCGTTTTTGTGAAATAAGGGGTAAAAGggttatgaaaattgaatacttttcaaaacattgcatttctgaagaaaaatacGTTTGTGGCGTATACTTGCCACCTGGAAAAGCCTTTTTCGACGTACCATGCAAGTCCACCGAAGTACATGAATTTGTCACACAATATCCCAAAGACtgtgaaaaaatatgctttaCTGAAGTAGAAAATATTACGGGAAAATACTTTCACATGCCTGTAGGCCTCAAccaatatttattttcaaaattgcttcaTAAGTACTGCT GA